One Amaranthus tricolor cultivar Red isolate AtriRed21 chromosome 1, ASM2621246v1, whole genome shotgun sequence DNA window includes the following coding sequences:
- the LOC130800129 gene encoding probable 2-oxoglutarate-dependent dioxygenase AOP1 yields the protein MATIRKLPTVNLMSRNLNPGTSYWVSTCSEIRQALEEYGCFIAVYDKFSEQLHNKAFDVIEPMFELPNEVKARNSSNLPYHGYYKPGKVMPLLESLGITHPPMLHQVQSFTHLLWPNGNDLFCETIHEYAMIVAELEQLVIRMVFESYGVEKYEKAQLESTSYLLRMAKYRVPLKDETNIGGLDHTDKNFITILHQNDVNGLEVQTKDGQWLTFESSPQSFVVMAGEPFLAWSNDRVHAPLHRVTINGDKPRYSIALFSTTKGTIQTPQEMVDEDHPLKFNPFDYEGLLRFYTEDVTRMAVCSIKDYCGI from the exons ATGGCTACAATTAGGAAACTTCCAACAGTAAACCTTATGAGCAGAAACTTGAACCCAGGAACAAGTTATTGGGTATCAACATGCAGTGAAATCAGGCAAGCACTGGAAGAATACGGTTGTTTTATAGCTGTGTACGACAAGTTTTCTGAACAACTCCATAACAAAGCATTTGATGTTATTGAGCCTATGTTTGAACTTCCTAATGAAGTTAAAGCTCGAAATTCATCAAATCTTCCTTACCATGGATATTATAAACCTGGTAAAGTTATGCCTTTACTTGAAAGTTTAGGTATCACTCATCCACCCATGCTTCATCAGGTTCAGAGTTTCACTCATCTCTTGTGGCCTAATGGAAATGACctattttg TGAAACCATCCATGAATATGCAATGATAGTAGCAGAGCTAGAACAGCTGGTAATAAGGATGGTGTTCGAGAGTTATGGTGTTGAGAAGTACGAAAAGGCTCAGCTTGAGTCGACATCATACCTTCTAAGAATGGCCAAATACAGGGTACCCCTTAAGGATGAAACCAATATAGGTGGACTTGATCACACGGATAAGAACTTCATCACTATACTTCATCAAAATGATGTCAATGGCTTGGAGGTTCAAACTAAGGATGGTCAATGGCTCACTTTCGAGTCTTCGCCTCAGTCTTTTGTTGTCATGGCTGGAGAGCCCTTTTTG GCTTGGAGCAATGATAGAGTACATGCACCCCTACATAGAGTGACAATCAATGGAGACAAGCCAAGATATTCAATAGCATTATTCTCCACAACCAAAGGTACTATTCAAACACCACAAGAAATGGTAGATGAAGACCATCCTTTAAAATTCAACCCATTTGATTATGAGGGTTTGCTTCGTTTTTATACTGAAGATGTTACTCGTATGGCTGTTTGCTCCATCAAAGACTATTGTGGAATTTaa